The genomic window aatgcattttttttttttttggcaagataCATGCATCATTTggaacataaatatatatatttttaaatgaacaataatttcaaaatgaatgcaaaaagtatatatttattattctgGCTGGTTTGATCCACGGTGACTCGAGTAGTTGGATTTTGACTTCCGTATAGAATAGAATACCATGGAGTATTTTGACTATTCACATAATATTACAATggtgcaaaatatttttcctcttaaatgaGGAGCCAGACATAACTGGAAGTCATCCCAGAGATTCTGTCTGTCTTTTTCCAGGATCCTTCTTGTCTGTTTGACTTTGTGCTAGTATTTTAACAAGGCTCCAGTTTTTTTAACAGGGTTTTGTGGTAGATCCTAGATTGAACGTGCAGGATCAGAATTGCTGTGATTGTTGTAGAGAAGTCCACTTTGGTTGAAAGATTAGTCTGGAATGACATAATGACCTTGAAAAGGtgtgtttctttgctgttttctttttcctttatcgTGGCTTTTAAGATTTATGTTGGTAGGGATGAGAATGCTGTATATAGAAAATTAAAGGTTTAGTAGAGAGTGAGTATACAGCTGTGCAGAGAATAAGAATGTAGCTGAACTGAATTTCACTCTGTAAGGGTTACAGCTATGAAGTGGTAAGCACAGTGTTTGAAATATGACGACTGAACGGAAGCACTTCCTATTTCGAAAATGTTAGGACACAGATGGCATTTTATAAACCatgtgcaattaaaaaaataaaaataaaattcttatgTAACTAATGTCTGAGGGTATCGATATATTAAagtatgtattattttttcctgtatttcaagtAGGATTGTCAATTTAACTCAGTGCCAAGCTTTGTCATTTAACACTGTCCTGTACATGCAAAGAagcatacatatatacatgtacacatatGTGGATGTTTGTTCTCAGAAATGTCCTCTGATAGCCTTTGTATACTTAGAAAGAATGGTATATATTATAATGGGCTTATACTTCATTATAATGggcttatattttattataatgaacttttattttgtgtgaGGATTTCTGCTGCTTAGACAATAGGAGAAGAGTTGACAGCTTCTTTGTGTTCTTCCTTCAAGAAGCAAGGAAGAACGAATGAACACCATTTATGCTAGTTGTTTTTACAGGGAAAGTATTCTATTTAAAAGATGTTACCACCTGTATGGTACCATGGGTCGGTTGATAGGAATAATCTCTTATTATTTTAGACACAGACTTCTTATTTCCATTGGAATtacagttctgtgctttttgcTTAGTTTTCTACTTCTTAGTTCAAATAATTCCTTAATTATAGAACAGAATGGCTTGTTCTACAGTGAAGTGATACGATGTGGCCATGAGAGTGAACAATGGGAGCGAATAATGTTTTGCCTGAGCATAAAAAAGTCTATAgcaatttaatatattttaaaaaaataataatcttacCTACTGCAGCTGTAAAATTGCATTctaaaatctctttttcagtAGTTATGTCTGATTAAAATACAAGGAAGAGCCTTCACAATCTGTAAATGAATATGCTTGTGTGGTGCATATGTGCATATCTGCACACATCTGCAAACCCGCCAAAAAATCCCATGATATATCAGTGGTTAAACAACTAGGATAGATTTGTttggagggagaaggagggtAGGGAGGGCTGCATGTGGCTTTCTGACACACGTTTTCAGTGGGTTGAGTTGTGGTAGATGAGCAATTTAGTGTAACATAAGCTCCTGTGCAAGTTGGCAGGGCCTTGGCTCTTCTGTACCATTGGCTGCACTCTTGCTCTTATTGTTTACTTTacatttcagtgaaatacaACAACTGGCCTTGCATCAGTCTGTTTAGTGGATACAAAGCTACTTTGATAATCTGTGTCTGTTCTTGTACCATCAGCTTTGTCCCAGTAAGACTGACATTCAAATGTGTGTTTCAATTGCAAGACCTCAGCATCATACAGCTCAGGTTTTAGCTTGTCATCAAAAATCCCCAGTGAGTTCTATAAATTAGTGACTGTTTTCAAGCTGTGCCTCCTTTCATAAACGACAAAATTGCTTATTGATTCCTGATGCTTGTGGCTCCTTATATTGTGGCTGCTTGGCAGTGCATGTTCAGATTAGAGCTATGcttgctttcaaagaaaaaaaaaatcaaagcagaaactGCAGTTCAATGTCTAGTCACAAGTAATCTCTGAATTTACTCTTTACCCTTGATTTTCCAATAATATGCCATGTATGCAGTTTCATTATTCCTTAAATACTCAGTATCTATTTGAATATGCatacatgtgtgtatacatgtataatacatactgcataaatatatatactgttCATAGGCATTTGTTATATCCACGTAAAGCACATTAAATTGCTTTTTAGattaattcatttgtttttgtgcttgGCATACAAATATTGTTTAGATAAATGACCTGATTTTATTCCTATGTGCTGAATACTTGCTGCTGAGGAAGTTTTGCTTAGGCATTATACCTCTTGTTCTTCTGATCATACGTCACCTGTTTTTATTGCTCTCTCCATGGTCCTGTCTCTCGCTACAGTAGTTTATTAtaacaagaacaaaaaggagATGGAACTGACATACATttcttaaagattatttttcttccagtgtatCTGCTGAGCCGataatgtttttattgcttaaaaTTTGCCAAATGCCTGTGTATGAAACACATTTCACTAATTTCAAAGAAGTCCAAAAACATCTAGTTATAAGTAAGAAAAATAGACTTCaagaacaattttaaagaaTAGTTAAAAGGAAAGCTTCAAATTCAAATCTAGAAACATGATCACATATTTTGACAGTAAATTCCAAGAACTTAAAGTTCTCTAGGAAGAATGGGTGTTGGTGCATATTTTAGCATGACTGTAACACTAGCATTTTGTCTGCTGTAAGATAATACGTACCGTCTTTAGTGGGAGAAtatgaaggaattaaaaatccAACTGAACACGAAGATTGGAGACTTTAAATCCTGTTGTTTCTTGCAAAAATGAGTATTTAGGAAgccaaaataatattttgctttactCAGATCATAAAAAATCAAGTCTATTCTGTGAAAGCGTACAGTTTATAAGACTTGTCCCTAGAACTTAGAGAAACAAAGGACTTTGGGGTGAAATGTTTGTATATCATGTAGATATATACTGTTACCCAGTATGATGTGCATTGCATTATGTATAAGATTATATATGTCAcatgtaaaatgttttgagCCATGTCTTTGCTCAATTGCTAGGATTTTGGAGATACAGATCAAACATCACTttgaaaatctaaaaaaaatgttcagcacTATATATATGCAACAACTTGCAGCTATACATAATATAGATATTGGCATCTGGGGTGTTTTGGCTGACTTAAAGCTTGTTCAAATAGACTTTGAGGCTGaatcatttctctctctttttctcaacCCAGATTAGCGTATTGGCTGCGAAGAATTGCAAACGCTTCGTGCCCTGATGGGGGACTCAGGATCCAGACGATCAACTCTAGTATCTCGGTTGCCAATATTCAGGAGAAGTATTAGCCGGAGACACGactcccttccttcctcaccTTCCTCTGCTAGTGCCGTGGGTGTCCACACCTCCTCCCCATCCAGCACTAACTCCAGCTCAGGGAGCACAGGCAAGCGCCGGAGTATTTTTCGGACTCCTTCTATTAGCTTCCATAACAGGAAGGGGAGTGAACAGAAGCCTGACTCCACCAGCCAAAATGTTAACATCTCAAATGGTGCCCAGTCCTCCTCTCTCAGCACTTTTCAAAAACTGAGCCTAGATGAACACATTAAAAGTAGAGGAAAGCATTCAGTTGGCTTTGGCAGCTCACGTAGCAAGAAGATAACAAGGTCTTTGACAGATGattttgaaaagggaaaggagcCCTCAGCTAATAAGAACGTCTTTATAAATTGTATAAGCTCTGGGAAAAATGAGGGCGATGATTCTGGCTTTGCAGAGGAGCAAAGCCGATGCTCTGTCAAACAATCCACACGGAAACTTCTCCCTAAATCTTTCTCATCGCACTACAAGTTTTCCAAACCGGTTCCGCAGAGTCAATCCATTTCCTCTGTGCAGCAGTCTGGATGCGTGCTGGAGATTAAATCGTATGTTGAAAGTGAACCGGTGATTGCCAGGTCCTCTTCTCCCTGCTCGGCTGAGACGACGGAGTGCGTGGGAAGCACGTTGCAGTCCCCACTGCTCTCGGCCGACCTCACGGCTGCCCAGACGCCCTCAGACTTCATAGCCTTGACAGAGGATTCTGTTTCGGAGGTTGATGCTCTGCCCAGCAGTGGGAATGgagtgctgctggcagaggatTTTGGCCACAATGTCTCTACCTCTCAGATCTTCTTTAATCCTGCTGCTGGTCCGGTGAGGGGAACAGATTACGTGGAAAGTACGTGCCAGTCTGCTGGTGGTGTATCTCCTGTGAGCCGCACAAGCTTTTGTAGTGTTGAATCTAATACCTTATTCAAAACCTCAGCTGCTAATCAAACAAAAGTATCATTGCAAGCCAATGAACTATGTATTACAGATACCAGGCACATAGGAGAAGTTAACTCAGCAAAGACAGAGTTAGAAACCTTTGGGTTACAGCACAGAGAAGAACCGGTGATGCACTCTCCAATGGCACAGGGGTTGAGTAGGGACCAAGATGAAAGCACTCTAGCTAAGCACACAAAAGAAACAGTTCCTGTAATGGAGTCTAAGATTATTCAATGTTCTGAACCTCAGTCCCTTAAAACACAACTGGGATATGAAACAAACCATCCTAAAGGTATGTATTCCGCTTTTTCATTGTAAGGTTTGATGGCTTGggggatgcttttttttttgttgttgttgtccgTAGTTCTTTTGTAAGAATTGTTTGGTCATGAAGTGTTTGTGTACTTAGAAAGATCAAAAGTTAGGAATTTTACTCTCCTTCCAAGATGATGCTTAATTCAGAattataaaaggaataaaaaacaaaatgctttgaattttgagttgatgtttttcagtgtaataATAATCATCAGTGCTGTTGGTCACTCTGTTTCCTTCTGATagaaaatgaattaagaaaGAGTATTGATTCTCACCTCTTGTTGAAAGCCGAAGCTGGTATTTTTGAGGCATAACTATTTTGGACTTGAACCAAAGAGCTGCATTGTTTGAAGAGGAAGGATTGCCAGAGAATAAACTTCCTTTAGTCTGGTTATGAAAGATAACATAC from Anas acuta chromosome 4, bAnaAcu1.1, whole genome shotgun sequence includes these protein-coding regions:
- the CCSER1 gene encoding serine-rich coiled-coil domain-containing protein 1 isoform X5, which encodes MGDSGSRRSTLVSRLPIFRRSISRRHDSLPSSPSSASAVGVHTSSPSSTNSSSGSTGKRRSIFRTPSISFHNRKGSEQKPDSTSQNVNISNGAQSSSLSTFQKLSLDEHIKSRGKHSVGFGSSRSKKITRSLTDDFEKGKEPSANKNVFINCISSGKNEGDDSGFAEEQSRCSVKQSTRKLLPKSFSSHYKFSKPVPQSQSISSVQQSGCVLEIKSYVESEPVIARSSSPCSAETTECVGSTLQSPLLSADLTAAQTPSDFIALTEDSVSEVDALPSSGNGVLLAEDFGHNVSTSQIFFNPAAGPVRGTDYVESTCQSAGGVSPVSRTSFCSVESNTLFKTSAANQTKVSLQANELCITDTRHIGEVNSAKTELETFGLQHREEPVMHSPMAQGLSRDQDESTLAKHTKETVPVMESKIIQCSEPQSLKTQLGYETNHPKVDLANSFSPYRDGRFIEKRLRSSSEGTAGSSRLIIKPKDGNSEELNSLRKQRASSSSSKMNSMDVLNNLGSCELDEDDLMLDLEFVEEQHHHRSVCREDSYQSIVSCAAVVLTPVETTVDTSKKERTIMPDVSKPNLSLKLSKEVDQGEARYPRVSQLAGSPSVEWPFTGLEEGGGIESLPFRLMLQDCTAVKTLLLKMKRVLQESTDMSPASSTTSLPVSPLPEEPLLFKDGIKDECSVLKLQLKERDELIAQLREELEKAQCLQKAFVSQADKSTQTELVGHDALWNSSCSEGLVYKPISISLVPSLLN
- the CCSER1 gene encoding serine-rich coiled-coil domain-containing protein 1 isoform X6; this encodes MGDSGSRRSTLVSRLPIFRRSISRRHDSLPSSPSSASAVGVHTSSPSSTNSSSGSTGKRRSIFRTPSISFHNRKGSEQKPDSTSQNVNISNGAQSSSLSTFQKLSLDEHIKSRGKHSVGFGSSRSKKITRSLTDDFEKGKEPSANKNVFINCISSGKNEGDDSGFAEEQSRCSVKQSTRKLLPKSFSSHYKFSKPVPQSQSISSVQQSGCVLEIKSYVESEPVIARSSSPCSAETTECVGSTLQSPLLSADLTAAQTPSDFIALTEDSVSEVDALPSSGNGVLLAEDFGHNVSTSQIFFNPAAGPVRGTDYVESTCQSAGGVSPVSRTSFCSVESNTLFKTSAANQTKVSLQANELCITDTRHIGEVNSAKTELETFGLQHREEPVMHSPMAQGLSRDQDESTLAKHTKETVPVMESKIIQCSEPQSLKTQLGYETNHPKVDLANSFSPYRDGRFIEKRLRSSSEGTAGSSRLIIKPKDGNSEELNSLRKQRASSSSSKMNSMDVLNNLGSCELDEDDLMLDLEFVEEQHHHRSVCREDSYQSIVSCAAVVLTPVETTVDTSKKERTIMPDVSKPNLSLKLSKEVDQGEARYPRVSQLAGSPSVEWPFTGLEEGGGIESLPFRLMLQDCTAVKTLLLKMKRVLQESTDMSPASSTTSLPVSPLPEEPLLFKDGIKDECSVLKLQLKERDELIAQLREELSLLFEWNGVHSRVFIAL
- the CCSER1 gene encoding serine-rich coiled-coil domain-containing protein 1 isoform X4 codes for the protein MGDSGSRRSTLVSRLPIFRRSISRRHDSLPSSPSSASAVGVHTSSPSSTNSSSGSTGKRRSIFRTPSISFHNRKGSEQKPDSTSQNVNISNGAQSSSLSTFQKLSLDEHIKSRGKHSVGFGSSRSKKITRSLTDDFEKGKEPSANKNVFINCISSGKNEGDDSGFAEEQSRCSVKQSTRKLLPKSFSSHYKFSKPVPQSQSISSVQQSGCVLEIKSYVESEPVIARSSSPCSAETTECVGSTLQSPLLSADLTAAQTPSDFIALTEDSVSEVDALPSSGNGVLLAEDFGHNVSTSQIFFNPAAGPVRGTDYVESTCQSAGGVSPVSRTSFCSVESNTLFKTSAANQTKVSLQANELCITDTRHIGEVNSAKTELETFGLQHREEPVMHSPMAQGLSRDQDESTLAKHTKETVPVMESKIIQCSEPQSLKTQLGYETNHPKVDLANSFSPYRDGRFIEKRLRSSSEGTAGSSRLIIKPKDGNSEELNSLRKQRASSSSSKMNSMDVLNNLGSCELDEDDLMLDLEFVEEQHHHRSVCREDSYQSIVSCAAVVLTPVETTVDTSKKERTIMPDVSKPNLSLKLSKEVDQGEARYPRVSQLAGSPSVEWPFTGLEEGGGIESLPFRLMLQDCTAVKTLLLKMKRVLQESTDMSPASSTTSLPVSPLPEEPLLFKDGIKDECSVLKLQLKERDELIAQLREELEKAQCLQKAFVSQADKSTQTELVGHDVAKHEPVYSVAFVYSAVFICEIATVSFGHTETVRCIY
- the CCSER1 gene encoding serine-rich coiled-coil domain-containing protein 1 isoform X2, whose translation is MGDSGSRRSTLVSRLPIFRRSISRRHDSLPSSPSSASAVGVHTSSPSSTNSSSGSTGKRRSIFRTPSISFHNRKGSEQKPDSTSQNVNISNGAQSSSLSTFQKLSLDEHIKSRGKHSVGFGSSRSKKITRSLTDDFEKGKEPSANKNVFINCISSGKNEGDDSGFAEEQSRCSVKQSTRKLLPKSFSSHYKFSKPVPQSQSISSVQQSGCVLEIKSYVESEPVIARSSSPCSAETTECVGSTLQSPLLSADLTAAQTPSDFIALTEDSVSEVDALPSSGNGVLLAEDFGHNVSTSQIFFNPAAGPVRGTDYVESTCQSAGGVSPVSRTSFCSVESNTLFKTSAANQTKVSLQANELCITDTRHIGEVNSAKTELETFGLQHREEPVMHSPMAQGLSRDQDESTLAKHTKETVPVMESKIIQCSEPQSLKTQLGYETNHPKVDLANSFSPYRDGRFIEKRLRSSSEGTAGSSRLIIKPKDGNSEELNSLRKQRASSSSSKMNSMDVLNNLGSCELDEDDLMLDLEFVEEQHHHRSVCREDSYQSIVSCAAVVLTPVETTVDTSKKERTIMPDVSKPNLSLKLSKEVDQGEARYPRVSQLAGSPSVEWPFTGLEEGGGIESLPFRLMLQDCTAVKTLLLKMKRVLQEDGIKDECSVLKLQLKERDELIAQLREELEKAQCLQKAFVSQADKSTQTELVGHDVTYPNRMVNQNLSTRDRKSVHTPTEDPFRYSGNRATTYESKSCQLSNLCLSNLLKEKEIVEVIKHTRGTYETLTSEVTQNGLATTAPSTAKPASKTDSYPLFSGAPKDQTAVPRQHTTFTGRLGQPPRGPISLHMYSRKNVFLHHNLHTAELQTLGQQDG
- the CCSER1 gene encoding serine-rich coiled-coil domain-containing protein 1 isoform X3, which encodes MGDSGSRRSTLVSRLPIFRRSISRRHDSLPSSPSSASAVGVHTSSPSSTNSSSGSTGKRRSIFRTPSISFHNRKGSEQKPDSTSQNVNISNGAQSSSLSTFQKLSLDEHIKSRGKHSVGFGSSRSKKITRSLTDDFEKGKEPSANKNVFINCISSGKNEGDDSGFAEEQSRCSVKQSTRKLLPKSFSSHYKFSKPVPQSQSISSVQQSGCVLEIKSYVESEPVIARSSSPCSAETTECVGSTLQSPLLSADLTAAQTPSDFIALTEDSVSEVDALPSSGNGVLLAEDFGHNVSTSQIFFNPAAGPVRGTDYVESTCQSAGGVSPVSRTSFCSVESNTLFKTSAANQTKVSLQANELCITDTRHIGEVNSAKTELETFGLQHREEPVMHSPMAQGLSRDQDESTLAKHTKETVPVMESKIIQCSEPQSLKTQLGYETNHPKVDLANSFSPYRDGRFIEKRLRSSSEGTAGSSRLIIKPKDGNSEELNSLRKQRASSSSSKMNSMDVLNNLGSCELDEDDLMLDLEFVEEQHHHRSVCREDSYQSIVSCAAVVLTPVETTVDTSKKERTIMPDVSKPNLSLKLSKEVDQGEARYPRVSQLAGSPSVEWPFTGLEEGGGIESLPFRLMLQDCTAVKTLLLKMKRVLQESTDMSPASSTTSLPVSPLPEEPLLFKDGIKDECSVLKLQLKERDELIAQLREELEKAQCLQKAFVSQADKSTQTELVGHDGTAFGSAPVPSRRQLCYISKQNGEPKSQHKGQKVSTYSHRGPF